A single region of the Nicotiana sylvestris chromosome 6, ASM39365v2, whole genome shotgun sequence genome encodes:
- the LOC138871391 gene encoding uncharacterized protein — protein sequence MMKEVNYLANLGVRLLDSEDGGVVLHNRAESSLVAEVKEKQFSDPYLLQLKEGIHKHKTMVFEQGGDDGTLRYRGRLCVPDVNGLRERIISEAHNSRYSIHPGSTKMYHDLKEVYWWNDMKKNIADFVAKCPNCQQVKVEH from the coding sequence ATGATGAAGGAAGTCAACTACTTAGCAAATCTAGGAGTTCGACTTTTGGACTCCGAAGATGGTGGCGTTGTTCTCCATAACAGAGCTGAAtcctccttagtagccgaagtAAAAGAAAAACAGTTCAGTGATCCCTATTTATTGCAGCTGAAGGAAGGAATTCACAAACACAAGACTATGGTTTTTGaacaagggggagatgatggcACCTTGAGATACAGAGGCAGACTATGCGTTCCAGACGTAAATGGGCTCAGAGAGCGGATTATATCAGAAGCCCACAATTccaggtattctattcacccaggttccacaaagatgtatcatgatcttaaggaggtttattggtggaatgatatgaaaaagaatatAGCAGATTTCGTGGCTAAGTGTCcaaattgccagcaggtgaaagTCGAACACTAG
- the LOC104230837 gene encoding uncharacterized protein: MIHRYCFEALDRTLRDILRFKDASNLDRPFGGKMVVLGGDFRQILPVIPKGTRQDIVNAALNSSYLWNHCHVLKPTKTMRLEGNQVDSHLNDLRQFSDWILAIVDGMIGNSVDGIEKVHIPDGLIINNCGDPIFAIVESTYPNFLSHCSDITYLQQRGILAPTLDMVESIKEYMVSLNQSQPKIFLNSDTICMSDDAFTGLEHVHTPEFLNTIKCSGIPNHVITLKVGVPMMLLRNIVPSSKLCNRTRLIITRLGNRVIEAKVLSGNMVGQKVFIPRMSLTPSDAGIPFKFQRRQFPIVVSFAMTINKSQGQSLSHVGLYLKKSVFTHGQLYVALSRVTKRKGLKIMVYDDDGEISNEAINVVYKEVFRNLLGV; encoded by the coding sequence ATGATTCATAGATATTGTTTTGAAGCTCTAGACAGAACTCTAAGAGATATTCTTAGATTTAAAGATGCATCCAATTTAGATCGACCATTTGGAGGAAAAATGGTTGTTCTTGGTGGTGACTTCAGACAAATACTTCCAGTCATTCCAAAAGGTACGAGACAAGATATTGTTAATGCTGCCCTTAATTCTTCATATTTGTGGAATCACTGTCATGTCTTAAAGCCAACAAAAACTATGAGGTTGGAAGGAAATCAGGTGGATTCACATTTGAATGATCTAAGACAATTTTCTGATTGGATTTTAGCAATTGTTGATGGTATGATTGGAAATTCTGTTGATGGTATTGAAAAAGTTCACATCCCTGATGGTCTTATCATAAATAATTGTGGCGATCCAATTTTTGCGATTGTGGAAAGTACATATCCAAATTTTTTAAGTCATTGCAGTGATATAACATACCTACAACAAAGAGGAATTCTTGCTCCCACTCTTGATATGGTTGAATCAATCAAAGAATACATGGTTTCACTaaaccaaagtcaaccaaaaatatttttgaattccGATACAATTTGCATGTCAGACGATGCTTTTACAGGTTTGGAACACGTACATACACCCGAATTCCTAAACACTATTAAGTGTTCTGGAATTCCAAATCATGTTATCACTTTGAAAGTGGGTGTCCCAATGATGTTATTGAGAAATATAGTCCCATCTTCAAAGCTATGTAATAGAACAAGATTAATCATCACTAGACTCGGAAATCGGGTTATCGAAGCAAAAGTTTTATCGGGAAATATGGTTGGACAAAAAGTCTTCATTCCGAGAATGTCATTAACTCCATCTGATGCAGGGATACCTTTTAAGTTCCAGCGAAGGCAATTTCCAATAGTTGTATCTTTTGCAATGACTATAAACAAAAGTCAAGGACAATCTTTATCTCATGTTGGGTTATATTTGAAGAAATCAGTCTTCACACATGGGCAGCTTTACGTTGCTCTATCACGGGTTACAAAAAGAAAGGGATTAAAGATTATGGTTTATGACGATGATGGAGAAATTTCAAATGAAGCAATAAATGTAGTTTACAAAGAAGTTTTCCGTAATTTACTTGGAGTATGA